The nucleotide window CGCGGGAGATGGGCATGATGCGGCCCTCCGCGGTGCTCATCAACACCTGCCGCGGCCCGGTGGTGGACGAGCCGGCCCTGCACACCGCGCTCACCACCGGGGTCATCGCGGCGGCCGGGCTCGACGTGATGGTCGAAGAGCCCCCGATCGCCAACCACCCGCTGTTCGCGCTCGAGAACGTGACGTTCACGCCGCACACCGCGGGCCCGACCTGGGACAACTGGTTCAAGGCCTTCCGCAACGCGTTCGACAACGTGCAGCGGGTGGCGCGCGGCGAGCGGCCGCTCTGGGTCATCCCGGAGCTGCGCTAGGCCGGGGAGTCCTGGCGGGGTGAAGCGGGCGGGCTCCCGCCGGACGGGCGCCGCGACGGGACTGTTCCTCACCGGTCTGCGTCGCGGCGGCCGGCCGCGAGAGCCCGATCGCTTTCCGCTCTCGCTGCCGATCTTCCGCTCGCTCGAGCGCCTCGACTTTCGGGCCCGCGTCACCTTCCTGGTCGGCGAGAACGGCTGCGGCAAGTCGACCCTGCTGGAAGGCCTGGCCGCCGGGACCGGCGCGGTGGCCGCGGGCGGACGCGATCTCGAGCGCGATCCCACCCTGGCCGCGGCGCGGGTGTTCGCGGGCGCCTTCCGCCTCCAGCGCGCACGTCATCCTCGCGTGACCTTGTTCCTGCGCGCGGAGGACGTGTTCGGCTTCACCCTGCGCGTCCGCGACCAGATGGACGGGCTGCGCGGCGTCGAGGACGAGCTGCGCGCCGCGCTCCCCGAAGGCTCCTGGGGTCAGCGGCTGGCGGTGGGCGCGGCGGCCAAGGAGCGGGCGGCGCTGGCGCGCCGGTACGGGCCCGATCCGGACGCGCGCTCCCACGGCGAGACGTTCCTGCACCTGCTGCAGCAGCGGCTGCAGCCGCGCGGCCTCTACTTCCTCGACGAGCCCGAGACGCCGCTGTCGCCCACGCGCGTGCTCGCGCTGCTCGCCATCCTGCGAGACCGCACCGCCCAGGACTGCCAGTTCGTCATCGCCACCCACTCGCCGATCCTCATGGCGCTCCCTCACGCGCAGCTGCTGCTGCTCGAGGGCGGCACCATCGCCCCGATCGCCTACGAGGACGTCGAGCACGTGCGCATCACGCGCGCGTTCCTCGACGATCCGAGCAACTTTTTGCGTCGGCTCTGACCCGTCGTTTGACTTGCACCCCGACCGCCACGACAATAGGGCCGATGAAGTGGCCCAGTTCGCGATCCGTGGCGTTCATCTGGCTGCTCGCCGCGCTCAGCCTGATCGGCTGGCTGATCGTGAACCTCGACACCGCGGGGTGGATCATCCTCACGCTCACGGTGGGGCTGATGGCGTTCGAGCTGACGCGGCGGGGCAACGGGCAGGGGGCGCCCCCGCCGGACGGGCCCACCGGCTAGACGACCGTCAGAAGTGCCCGCCCGGCAGCGGCTCGGCGGCGCGGCGCAGCGCCTCGCGAATCAGGGGCAGGAACAGCATCACGATGAAGACGAGCGTCGCCAGCCAGATTCCCACCTGAACCAGACGCGCCCGTCGAGCCGGTGGCGGCATATCGGCCGGAGCGTAGTCCCGGCGATCGCGCGCGTCAAGCCACCGAGGAGTTGCCTTCGCGTATCTCGATGGCTACACTACGCGACATGGTGTGGACAGTGGGAACGACCGCCGGGTGGATGCGCGCCGGTGCGAGCCTGGCCGCCACCCTCGCGCTCGTCACCCTGCCGATCGAGTTCAGCATCCACCTCGCCGAGTATCCGGTGGTCGCGCCGCCGCGCGTGGTCACCTTCCTCATCATCGGCTCCTGCATGCTGCTCGTCTTCTCCGGCCTCGGGCTCCGTCGTCTCGAGGCCGAGCGGGTGACGCGCGAGCAGCCCACGCTCGGCACCTAGAGCGGCCGGCGGTGGGCGCGCTGAGCCGCACCCTTCGCTACCTGGGCCTGGCCGGCGCCGATCCGGAGTCGCTGGCCGCCGATCTGGCCGCCCATCGCGACGCGCGCGGCGGGCCGGCCGCGATCGGCGAGCGCATCGCCTTCCGGGGCGAGGTATCCGGCGAGGGCGATTTCCACATCGCGGGCCGATTCGAGGGCGACATCAACGTGACCGGGCGCGTACTGGTGGGCGAGGGCGCCGACGTGGACGCCAACATCAACGCGCGCGCGATCGTGGTGGGCGGCACCGTGCGCGGCAACCTGTCGGCCTCGACGCGCGTGGAGATCCTGCCCACCGGCGTGCTCACCGGCACGCTGCGCACCGGCAGCTTCTCGGCCGCCGACGGCGCCGCGGTCAAGGGCGAGATCTGGATCGAGCGGCCCGGCGAGGCGGTGCCGGAGCGCCGGCCGTGACCGACCTCGCCGAGGTCCTGGGCTCGCGCGGAGCGCGGCTCGGCTTCAAGATCGCCGGCGTGGTGGTCGTGGTCGCGGTGCTGGTGCTCGCGGTCTGGCTCTGGATGCGCACCGAGGACGCCCGCGGCCAGGCCGCGCTCGCCGCCTCCGCGGACGTGGTGCAGCAGGCCGACGGGCCGCTGGCCACCGGCGACGCGCGCCAGAAAGCCGTCGCCGCGCTCCAGCAGGTGCTGGCACAGCACGGGCGCACATCGGCCGCGCCGGTGGCCGCCTATCAGCTCGGCAACCTGCAGTATCAGTCCGGCGACTACGCGGCCGCCCGCGGAGCCTACGAGCTGGCGCTGGCCAAGGGCGCCACGGGCAGCGTGCGCACGCTCGCGGCCTCCGGGGTCGGCTACACGTGGGAGGCGCAGAAGAACTACGCCAACGCGGTGACCGCCTACGAGGCGCTCGTCCGGCAGGAGAGCCCGCGACAGTTCTTCTTCGAAGAAGCCCTGATCGACCTGGCCCGGGCGCAGGCGCTGGCCGGCAAGCCCACCGACGCCGTCGCCACCTACGAGCGCCTGCTCAAGGAGGCCCCGGACACGCGGCGGGCGGCCGACGTCCGGGCGAGGATCGCCGACCTTCAGACGAAGCGCCCGTAGCCACCATCGCTCTCGGGAGCCAGGCATCGAGTCGCCGTAGCGTGCGTCCGGTTCAAGTCCGATAAGGGACATTATGTCAACTTCACCACGAAGCCCGCGACGCACCGTGCGCTATCTGGCCCTGATCTACCTGGCCCCCGGCCAGCGTGAGGGACTGCGCCGCTACGAGCGCAGTGTCCTCCCCGTCTTCAAGCGCCACGGCGGCGCGTTCGAGCGCATCTGGACCCCGGTCGGGCCCGACGCGGCGCCCGACGCCGAAGCGCCCGACGAGATCCATCTGCTGCGCTTCGATCGCGAGGACGGGCTCGAGGCCGCGCGGCGGGATCCGGAAATGCAGGCGCTGGCTGAGCTGCGCGCCCGCGTGGTACGCAAGGCGGTGCTGGTGCGCGTCGCCGACGTGCCGCTGGCGCGGTACTTCGCCGATCCCGTCTGAGCCGCGCGGCGGGCTGGATGCCCGGGCCGAAGGCGCGTCAGCGAGCGGGCTCGCGGATCCGGTGCGCCACGCAGTGCACGGTCGCGACCGTGGCCCCGTCGGCGGACACCGTGACGTCGTAGAACGCGGCCTGGCGGCCCTGCCGACGCTCGCGCGCCTCGGCGATCAGACGGGCGCCCGGCGGCGCGGCGGTCAGGAAGCTGATCGTCATCGAGAGGGCCACCCAGGTGCCGCCGCGCGAGTTACAGGCGGCGCCGAAGGCCACGTCGGCGAGCGAGAAGATCACGCCCCCGTGGGGCCGGCCGAGGTGATTCAGCATGGCGGGGCGCAGGGTGAGCGCGACGCGACACCGCCCCGGGGCGAGATCGAGGTACTCCACGCCCAGCTCCTGCGCCCACGGCGCGCGCTGGAGCGCGGCGTGGCGCTGCGTCGCTTCACCGTTGCATCGCCCCGGAGCGCCCACCGGCGCTACGGCAGGATCGTGGCGCCCACGGTGAGCGCGGTGTCCTGCGAGCTCCGCTCGGCACGGTAGGCCAGCAGCTGGCGCGTGACCGCGTGGAGGCTACCGGTGGCGCCGCCGATCTGCAGCCGCGCGCCATTCGGCACGATCACCTGGGTGGCGGCCTCCACGATCTCCACGCGGCCGTCGCCGGCGCCGGTGGCGTAGCTGATCACCGGGGTGAGCGTGAGGCGGATCTGGTTGCCGGGCAGGATCACCGGGCGCACCGCGAGCGCGGTGCCGACCCGCTGCCAGGCCACGCCCGGCGCCACGTAGCCGCGGCCGCTGGCGTAGTCGTAGTAGTACGCGACCTGCGCGGCGGGCACGTCCCGCGCCACGAGGATCGAGCCCTCCGCGCCGTCCTGGACCACCGTGAAGAGACCGGAGGACCGGCTGATCCGCGTGGTGGTCTCCTCCGCCGCGAGGCCGCCCCGGCTTCGCACGCGCGGATCACCCCCGCGCGATGACTCCACGATGACTCCGCCCTGCCCGCCCGCGGCCTGGCGGCTCGACTGGGCGTGCTGCTGGAACTCGAGCACGACCTTCACCTGCCGCGTGCCCTGCCCGCCCGCGGGTGACGCCGCGAGAACCAGGACCAGCAGCAGCGGCAGCCCGAGGCGCCGGCTCACGTGTCGCACCGGGCTATCCCGGGATCTGCGCCTCCTCCGGCAGCCGATCCCACTGCGGGATCCACTCGGGCAGCGTGAGACCGACCGCGCCCGCCTTCTCGGCGACCTCGCGGGCGAAGGTCTGGCGCACCTCGTCGTTGTCGCGCAGCTTGAGCCCGTACTTGCGGTAGAGCACGTTCTTGGCCGAGCCGGGGCGCCCGAAGATGTTCATGGTGCGGATGTACCACTTGTTCAGCGTGGCCTGGGCCTCGCCGCGGGTCTTGGGGTCCTCGGCGAGCCGCTTGACCCAGAACTCGCCGTGGCGGATGTGGAATTTCTCCTCCTTGAAGATGCCTTCGATGGCGCGCACCCACGGCCCGTAGGAGCAGGCCCGCACGTCCTCGAGCTGGTGCCCCGCTCCGCGGTCCATGCAGAAGTTGAAGAACACGAAGTCGGCCCAGGTGTCGATCGGGTAGTAGAAGATGTTCACCCGCTTGTCGGCGGTGATGCGGGCGGTGCCGATGTCGGCGTCGTCCTCGACGCGCATGGTGAAGGCCTCGTCGTGGGCGCGCACGTGGGCCTCGACGTCCACGCCCAGGTCCGCGAGCAGCCCGTACATGACGGTGGCGTGGCGCAGCTCGTCCTTCACGATCTGGGCGACCACGTGCTTCTCCTCGACGCCCGGGGCCTTGGTGATCCACGGCACGTAGCCGTAGCCGCCGGCCAGCTCGGAGTCGGCCTGCATGGTCATGAGGTGGACCAGGTTCTGGCGGTAGTCGTCGGTCATCTCCTCGGGGGACTCGATCCGCTCCCCCGCCTGGATGCGGACCAGCAGCTGGGCTTCGTTGCGCTCGGTCATGATGCTCTCCTTTCCACGACCCGCACCGCCTTGCCTTCGCTGCGCGGGATGGTCTTCGGGGCGACTACCGCGATCTCAGGATTCAGCCCGAGATGGCCACGCAGGCACGCGGCGACCCGCGCGGAGAGGGCGGTGACCTGGGCGGAGGCCGCCTCGAAGCCGCCCCACCCCTGCACCACCCGCTCCGCGGGCTCGACGTGCACGGCCAGCGTCGGGAACGCACCGCGCCGATCCACCAGCAGCTGGTAGTGCGGCGCGAGGTCCGGCACGGTGAGCAGCGCGGCCTCGAGCTGCGACGGGAACACGTTGACGCCCTTGATGATCAGCATATCGTCGGTGCGGCCCTTGATGCGCGCCATCCGCACGGTGGTGCGCCCGCAGCGGCACGGCTCGGGGTCGAGCCGGGTGACGTCGCCGGTGCGATAGCGGATCACCGGCAGGGCTTCCTTGGTGAGGGACGTCAGCACCAGCTCGCCCTCGCGTCCGACCGGCAGCGGGACCCCGCTGGCCGGGTCGACGATCTCGGGCAGGAAGTGATCCTCGTTGAGGTGCAGCCCGTCGCGCGCTTCGACGCATTCGCTGGCCACGCCGGGGCCGATGACCTCGCTGAGGCCGTAGAAGTCCACCGCCGGGCAGCCCCACAAGCTCTGGAGCCGAGCCCGCATCGCCTCCGTCCACGGCTCGGCCCCGAAGAGCCCGTAGCGCAGGCCGAGCGCCGCCGGATCGCCCCCCTGCTCGCGCAGGCTCTCGCCGATGTGGAGGGCGAACGACGGCGTGCAGGCCAGGCCGTGGGGCCGGAAATCCTGGAGCAGCAGGATCTGGCGCAGGGTGTTGCCCGACGAGACCGGCACCACCGTGAGGCCCATGTGCTCGGCGCCATCGTGGAAGCCGAGGCCGCCCGTGAACAGCCCGTAGCCATACGCGATCTGGATCAGCTGCCCGGGCTCGGCGCCCGCCCCGGCCAGGGAGCGGGCCATGACGTCCCGCCAGATGCGGAGGTCGTTCCGGGTGTAACCGACCACCGTGGGCTTGCCGCGTGTGCCCGAGGAGGCGTGGATGCGGATCACCTCCTCGCGGGGCACCGCGAACAGCCCGAACGGGTAGTGCTGCCGCAGGTCCTCCTTCGCCGTGAACGGCAGCGTCTCCAGCCGATCCAGATCCACCGCCTCGTCCTTCACGCCGGCGGCGGCCAGCGCGTCACGATAGAAGGGCACGCGCTCACGGGCCCATGCCACCGAGGCGCGCAGCCGGCTGCCCTGCAGCGCCCGCGTCCGGGCTCGCGACGCCGTCTCCGCCTCGCGATTCCAGATCACGGCCTTCAGCTCACCGCGACGCGGCGCACGAGCCAGCTCTGCCGCTCCAGGAAGCGCGCGATGGTCTCGAGCGTGCGGGGGTCGGCGGCCGGGTCGAGGCTGATGCGGTCGGGCAGGATGTAGCGGACCTCCGGATACGAGACCAGCACGCGCAGCAGCGTGCGTACGCGCGAGTCCCAGGCCAGGAGGCCCTGGTGGCCGGGCCCCGCGGTGTACGGGTCCCACTCGCTCTGCAGTCCGAGTCGCAGGGTGCGGCTGGTCGCCACCGGCATCGGCATCAGCCCCGGCTCGCGAGCAGGGCCTCGTAGTGGCCGACCATGGCCTGGACCTGGCGCGTCGCCGAGAAGCGCGCCTCGGCGAGCCGGCGCGCGGCGTGTCCCATGGCGTGGCGCCGCTCCGGGTCGAGCAGCAGGCCGATGGCCGCGTCGGCCATGTCGCCGGTCTCGCCCTTGGTCAGCACGCCGGTCTCGCCGTCGGTCACCACCTCGTCCACGCCCGAGGCGCGCACCGCCACCGCGGGCAGCGCGCACGCGTGCGCCTCCGCCAGCACCAGGCCCTGCGTCTCGGTCTCCGACGCAAAGAGGAAGAGATCGGCGGCGCGGTAGTAGTCCGGCAGGGCGTCGCGGCCGAGCCCCCCGTGGAAGACGATGCGCCGCGCCGCCCCGCCCGCGGCGGCCCGCCGCTCCAGCGCGTGACCGTGGCTCCCCTTGCCGACCAGGTGCAGCGAGGCGCCCGACACCGCGCCCGCCACCGACTCGAACGCGTCGAGGACGCGCTCGAGGCTCTTCTCGCGGTCGAGCCGTCCGGTGTAGAGGCACATCAGCCCTTCGGTGGGCAAGCCGAGGCGGCGGCGCGCGCGCTCGCGGCTGCCCGGGCTGAAGAGTCCCAGGTCCACGCCGGTGGGGATCACGCGAATCGGAGCCCGCACGCCGCGCTCGCGCAGCGTCTCGGCGACGTGATCCGACGGCGCCACCACGAGGTCCGCCGAGTTTGCGAAGCGGCACGCCAGGCGCACCGCGAGGCCGCGCACCAGGCGCTGCGGCAGCGGGACGTAGTGGGCGTACTTCTCGTAGCGCGTGTGGTAGGTGAAGACGAGCGGGCGCCGCAGGCGGCGGGCCACACGGCGCCCGGTCACCCCGAGCAGGAACGGATGGTGGACGTGGACGACGTCGAGCTCGAGCCGGCGCGCGAGTCGCCCCAGCCGTCGCGAGACCGGCACCGCCAGGGAGAAGCCGGGATAGGTGGGCGCGGGAATCGACGGATAGCGGAAGACGAACGACGGATCGTGGTGCGGCTGCTGGGCGGCGGGCGCGAAGACCCAGGCGCGGTGGCCGAGGGCCTCAAGCCCCAGCCGCAGGGTCTCGACCGCGGTCGTGACCCCGCCGCGGAATGGCAGGTAGTTGTTGGTGAACAGCCCGACCCGCATCCACTATTCGTCCGGGCTCTTCGGGTCCTTGCCCCGCTCGATGCGGTCGAAGTCACCGGGCTTGAGCGACTCGAGCCACTCCTTGATCTTGGCCTGGTCGTCGCCCTTGCCGCTGCCGATCGAGGTCTCCTTGGCCACCTCCACCGAGCGGGCCTTCTGCACGACGTCTTCCTCCACGAAGATCGGCGCCCCCACCCGCAGGGCCAGCGCGATGGCGTCGGAGGGACGCGAATCCACCGTGAGCTCGCTGCCGCCCATCTGCAGGTGGATCACCGCGTAGAAGGTGTTGTCGCGAAGATCGTTGACCACGACCTTCTGCACCCGCGCCTCGACCGTCTCCAGGATGTTCTTGATGAGGTCGTGCGTCATCGGCCGCGGCGTGGGGATCTTCTCCAGCTCGAGCGCGATGGCGTTGGCCTCGAAGAGCCCGACCCAGATGGGCAGCGAGCGCTTCTCCTCCTCGTCGCGCAGGATGATCATCGGCATGTTGGAGAGCGGGTCCAGCGCCAGCCCCTTCACCTTCATCTCCAGGAACATGGTGCGCCTCCTCTAGGCCTGCAGCGCGGGAACGGTCTGGTCCTCGGCGCAGCTCGCGCCGGCGCGATCCTCGACCAGCTCGCCCCGCAGGCTGTGCGGCAAGGCGCGGGCGATGCGCACCGCCACCACCTGCCCCAGCAGATCGCGGCCGGCCGCGTCGAAGTTCACGACCCGATTGCAGCGCGTGCGCCCCGCCACCTCGTCGGCGTTCTTGCGCGAGACGCCGTCCACCAGCACCGGCAGCGTCCGCCCCTCGAGGCGCTGGCTGCGCGCGGCGGCCACCCGCCCGGCCGCCTCCAGGACCAGGCGGTTGCGCTCGGCCTTCACCTCGTCCGGCACCTGGTCGACCATCTCCGCGGCGGCGGTGCCGGGGCGGCGTGAGTAGCGGAACGCGAAGACGTTGTCGTAGGCCACCCGCTCGACCATGTCCACCGTCTGCGCGAAGTCCTCGTCGGTCTCTCCGGGGAAGCCCACGATGAGATCGGTGGAGAGCGCGAGATCCGGCACCGTCTCGTGCAATTCGGCGATCAGCTCCAGGTATCGGGCGCACGTGTAGCCACGATTCATGCGCTCGAGCACCCGGTCGGAGCCGGACTGCAGCGGGAGGTGGAGATACTCGCACACCTTCGGAACGTCGCGGATGGCCCGGATGAGGCGGGAGGTCAGGTTGTAGGGGTTCGAGGTCGTGAAGCGGATGCGCTCGATGCCGTCGACGTCGTTGACCCGCTCGAGCAGGACGGCCAGGTCCGTGGGCGGGCTCAGATCGCGACCGTAGGCGTTGACGGTCTGCCCGAGCAGCGTCACTTCCCGGCAGCCCGCCGCGGCCAGACCGCGGATCTCCTCGACGATGACTTCGGGGGCATGGCTGCGCTCGCGCCCGCGCGTGGTCGGCACCACACAGAACGTGCAGTATTTCTCGCAGCCTTCCATCACGGTGACGAAGGCCTTGAGTCGCTGGCCGCCGTCGGGACGCGCGGTGATCTTGACGAGCGCGCCCTCCCCGGTCTCGAGCACCGGCCCCCGCCCCTGCCGGGCGCGCGTCACCAGCTCGCCGACCCGCGCAATGGCGGGTGAGCCGAAGACCAGATCCACGTACGGCGCGCGCTCCTGGATGCGGCCCTTCTGCAGCTGGGCCATGCAGCCCATCACGCCGATGACGAGGTCGGGGCGCTGCCGTTTCAGATGCTTGAGGGCGCCCAGCTGAGAGAACACCTTGTCTTCCGCCTTCTCGCGGATCGAGCAGGTGTTGAGCAGGATCAGGTCGGCCTCCTCCGGCCGGTCGGTCAGCTCGTAGCGCTCCTGCTTGAGCAGGCCGGCGACTCGCTCGGAGTCGTACTCGTTCATCTGACAGCCATAGGTGATCAGGTGGAGCTTGGACATCAGCGCAAGAGCGACCCTGAAGGAGAATTCAGCATAAATGGTCGGGACTTACGGTAGCACCCGCCCCTGGGCATGTCAAACCGAGGAGCGATGCGGATGCCGTGTTTGGGGTCAGACCGTCTCCTCGAAGACGCCGATCCGCCGGAACTTTTCCTGGCGCTCCTCGATCAGCTCGGTCTCCGACCTCGACCTGAGCTGCCAGAGGTGGTCGCGGAGGACCGCGCGGAGGCTGGCCGCCGTCGCCTCCCAGTTGCGATGCGCCCCGCCGACCGGTTCGGGCACGATGGCGTCGATGACGCCCAGCTTGAGCAGATCCGGCGAGGTCACGCGCATGATCTCGGCGGCCTCCGGGGCCTTGGCCCCGTCGCCCCAGAGGATGGCCGCGCAGCCTTCCGGCGAGATCACCGAATAGATCGCGTACTCGAGCATCAGCACCCGATTGCCGACGCCGATGGCGAGCGCGCCGCCGCTGCCGCCCTCGCCGGTGACCACGCAGATCACCGCGCTGGTCAGACCCGCCATCTCGCGCAGGTTGCGCGCGATGGCTTCGGCCTGGCCGCGCTCCTCGGCGCCGAGCCCCGGATAGGCGCCGGGCGTGTCGATGAACGTGATGATCGGCTTGCCGAACTTGCTGGCCAGCTGCATCAGGCGCAGCGCCTTGCGGTAGCCCTCCGGATGCGGCATCCCGAAGTTGCGGGCGATGTTCTCGCGGGTGTCGCGGCCCTTCTGGTGGCCGATCACCACCACCGGCTCGCCCTCGAAGGTGGCGAGGCCGCCCACGATCGCCTTGTCGTCGCCGAAGACGCGGTCGCCGTGCAGCTCGATCCAGTCCTCCATGAGCAGGTTGATGAGGTCGAGGGTGTGGGGGCGCTTGGGGTGGCGCGCGATCTGGGTGCGCTGCCACGCGGTCAGGCCGGAGTAGACGCGCTGCTGCTGCCGGGCGAGGCGCTCCTCGAGCTTCGCGATCTCGTCGCGCGCGGCGAGCGGATCGCCGGATTCGCGCAGCTCGACGATGCGATTCTCCAGCTCGAGGAGCGGCTTCTCGAACTCAAGCTCGTCCGGCATACTCCACGAGTATACTGCCCGGCCCGAGCAGGCCTTCCACTTTGCTCACCAGATCGGGCTCGGGATTCACGCCCAGCTCCTTCACGCGCACCACGACCTCCTGCTCGGGCAGCAGCACGTGCAGGAACAGGGGCGTGCGTCCCTCGTGCTCGCGGCACGCGGCCTTGATCGCGGCGAGCCGGGTCGGGAGTGACTCGGCGGCCGCGCTCACCCGGATCCGACAGGCGTGCGCGTCGACGTGACCGTTGCCATGGCCGCTGGGGTGGCCGTGGCCCGCGCCGTTCCCATGACCGTCGCCGTTCAGGCTTCCGTTACCCACCGCATCCTCCAGGGGCTTGATCTCCTCGGCCAGCACCACGCGGCCCTTGTCGCTGTCATCGGCGCGGCCCTTGACGATGACCGGCCCCTTGTGGCGCAACGCTCCCGCGCAGGCCCGGTAGGGCTCCGGGAAGATGGTCAGGGGCACGCTGCCGTCCACCAGCTCGAGCGTGGCGAAGGCCATGCGGTTGCCGCTCTTGGTGGAGTTCTCGGTGAAGGCGCTCACCTGCCCGAGCAGCAGGACGCGCGCGCCGGTCGAGCGGGCGGCCAGATCGGCCGCGCCGAGCGCGCCGATGCGGCGCGACACCTCCCGGTACTGCTCGAGCGGGTGACCGGACAGATAGAAGCCCAGCACCTCGCGCTCGAAGGCCAGCATCTCCTCCGCCGGCCACTCGGGCACCCGCGCGGCCGGCGGCGGCACCGGCGCGCTCGGCCCCGGCCCGCCGCCCGGCGCGTCGAAGAGCGAGACCTGCCCCTCCTCGCGGTCGCGCTGGCGGCGCTGGCCGCCGTCCATCGCCTGATCGAGCGAGGCGAGCAGGCCGGCCCGCGTGCTCCGCAGCGAATCGAAGGCGCCCGCCTTGATGAGACACTCGACCACGCGCCGGTTGACCAGCCGCAGATCGACGCGGGCGCAGAAGTCGTCGAGCGAGGTGAACGCGCCGTCGGCCTCCCGCACCTTCACGATCGAGTCGATCGCGGTGGCGCCCACGTTCTTGATCGCGGCCAGCCCGAAGTGGATCGCGTCGCCCGCTACCGTGAACTGGGCGCGGGAGACGTTGACGTCGGGCGGCTCCACCCGCAGGCCCATCGCCCGCGTCTCCTCGACGTACTGGACGATCTTGTCGGTCTTGTCCATTTCGGAGGTCAGCAGCGCGGCCATGAACTCGGTCGGGTAGTTCGCCTTGAGGTAGGCGGTCTGGTACGCGACCACGCCGTAGCAGGCGGCGTGGGAGTTGTGCACCGCGATGCCATTGGCGATGAAGCTGGCTGCGCCTGGCACCTCGAAATCGTACGTGGCCTCTTCGCCCGCGAGGGTGAAGCCGCGTGGCCGTGACCATCCCATCGGGGACTCGGCCAGCGCGTAGAGCGTGGGCGAATCGAGCCGCTCCGCCAGGTATCTGACCGTGTCGCGGCGGATGCCTCGCTTCCGGTCATCCGAGAACAGCAGCCTATACGAGATACCAAGAGCCCGGCAGCCAGCCCGGAGGCTCTGATAAGACTTGGTGATAGCCTCTCGGATGGGTGTCAGCGCCAGCGGTACGGGAATGACGTCCACCGTCCCGCGTGCGAGTAGGCCCGACCCGGTTGCCGCGTGCCCAGCCAGCGCGCTCAGGTCGGCGCACTTGCGACCCACCAGATACGGGCCGACGATCAGATCGAACCACCCGAACGCCACCCGTCCACCGAGTAGATTGACCGTGTAGCCCCGTCGCTGGGCCCCGCGGTAGGCGAACTGCTTGCGATGGATCGTCGACGAGAGTCCCAGCTTCAGGAGCAGGCGCTGCACATCCTCAGCCAGGCCCGGAGACGAAGTGGCATAGAAGACGGAACGGGTGGCGGGATGGACGCACCCGTCGCCCTGGAACAGCTTCGCGACGAGGACCGCGACGGCGCGGAGGTTCCAGCCATCGACCAGGACGGGTACGCGCTTGTAGAGGGCCCCCTTACCTCGCAGCCCGCACTCCTCGAAGAGGAATCGCACGGCTTCCGATGGCCGCGCGCGATCCTTCCGGATCGGACGGACCGAAGGCACCCTCGGCTCCGGGCGACGCTCGATCCGGGGTACGGTGTTCTCGAAAGCCGCCAGCGTGCTTGCCATGTCCTCAATCTCTGGCTCGGATCCGGAATAGAGGTAGAAGTGGCCTCCGTAGTTGAGCGACCCTTCCGAAAGGGCATATCCGAGGAGCGCGGGAAGATGGTCCTCAATCTCCCGTGAACCGACCGGAAGCTCGCGCGCGACCGCGACGAAATCGTCCCCGGTCAGATCTTCGGTATTCACCCAGCCTCGCTGGGTGAAGATCGGATGGTCGGGCGTGCAGCGGACCTCCATGCCATTGGCCAGCCGGAGTCGCCCGACCCGCCGGACGCCGCTGGACCGGACCGCTCGAGCCCGATAGGGCCCGTCCTTGGTGAGCACCAGGTCGCCGGCCTGAATCTCGGTGATCGGCTTCCGACTGCCGTCGGCCATCTCGATCCGGGTGTCCGCGGTCAGG belongs to Candidatus Methylomirabilota bacterium and includes:
- a CDS encoding NAD(P)-dependent oxidoreductase, whose protein sequence is REMGMMRPSAVLINTCRGPVVDEPALHTALTTGVIAAAGLDVMVEEPPIANHPLFALENVTFTPHTAGPTWDNWFKAFRNAFDNVQRVARGERPLWVIPELR
- a CDS encoding Phenylacetic acid catabolic protein; the protein is MTERNEAQLLVRIQAGERIESPEEMTDDYRQNLVHLMTMQADSELAGGYGYVPWITKAPGVEEKHVVAQIVKDELRHATVMYGLLADLGVDVEAHVRAHDEAFTMRVEDDADIGTARITADKRVNIFYYPIDTWADFVFFNFCMDRGAGHQLEDVRACSYGPWVRAIEGIFKEEKFHIRHGEFWVKRLAEDPKTRGEAQATLNKWYIRTMNIFGRPGSAKNVLYRKYGLKLRDNDEVRQTFAREVAEKAGAVGLTLPEWIPQWDRLPEEAQIPG
- a CDS encoding polymer-forming cytoskeletal protein, which gives rise to MGALSRTLRYLGLAGADPESLAADLAAHRDARGGPAAIGERIAFRGEVSGEGDFHIAGRFEGDINVTGRVLVGEGADVDANINARAIVVGGTVRGNLSASTRVEILPTGVLTGTLRTGSFSAADGAAVKGEIWIERPGEAVPERRP
- a CDS encoding hotdog fold thioesterase — translated: MGAPGRCNGEATQRHAALQRAPWAQELGVEYLDLAPGRCRVALTLRPAMLNHLGRPHGGVIFSLADVAFGAACNSRGGTWVALSMTISFLTAAPPGARLIAEARERRQGRQAAFYDVTVSADGATVATVHCVAHRIREPAR
- a CDS encoding tetratricopeptide repeat protein, producing MTDLAEVLGSRGARLGFKIAGVVVVVAVLVLAVWLWMRTEDARGQAALAASADVVQQADGPLATGDARQKAVAALQQVLAQHGRTSAAPVAAYQLGNLQYQSGDYAAARGAYELALAKGATGSVRTLAASGVGYTWEAQKNYANAVTAYEALVRQESPRQFFFEEALIDLARAQALAGKPTDAVATYERLLKEAPDTRRAADVRARIADLQTKRP
- a CDS encoding AAA family ATPase, with amino-acid sequence MKRAGSRRTGAATGLFLTGLRRGGRPREPDRFPLSLPIFRSLERLDFRARVTFLVGENGCGKSTLLEGLAAGTGAVAAGGRDLERDPTLAAARVFAGAFRLQRARHPRVTLFLRAEDVFGFTLRVRDQMDGLRGVEDELRAALPEGSWGQRLAVGAAAKERAALARRYGPDPDARSHGETFLHLLQQRLQPRGLYFLDEPETPLSPTRVLALLAILRDRTAQDCQFVIATHSPILMALPHAQLLLLEGGTIAPIAYEDVEHVRITRAFLDDPSNFLRRL
- a CDS encoding glycosyltransferase, whose product is MRVGLFTNNYLPFRGGVTTAVETLRLGLEALGHRAWVFAPAAQQPHHDPSFVFRYPSIPAPTYPGFSLAVPVSRRLGRLARRLELDVVHVHHPFLLGVTGRRVARRLRRPLVFTYHTRYEKYAHYVPLPQRLVRGLAVRLACRFANSADLVVAPSDHVAETLRERGVRAPIRVIPTGVDLGLFSPGSRERARRRLGLPTEGLMCLYTGRLDREKSLERVLDAFESVAGAVSGASLHLVGKGSHGHALERRAAAGGAARRIVFHGGLGRDALPDYYRAADLFLFASETETQGLVLAEAHACALPAVAVRASGVDEVVTDGETGVLTKGETGDMADAAIGLLLDPERRHAMGHAARRLAEARFSATRQVQAMVGHYEALLASRG
- a CDS encoding phenylacetate--CoA ligase translates to MIWNREAETASRARTRALQGSRLRASVAWARERVPFYRDALAAAGVKDEAVDLDRLETLPFTAKEDLRQHYPFGLFAVPREEVIRIHASSGTRGKPTVVGYTRNDLRIWRDVMARSLAGAGAEPGQLIQIAYGYGLFTGGLGFHDGAEHMGLTVVPVSSGNTLRQILLLQDFRPHGLACTPSFALHIGESLREQGGDPAALGLRYGLFGAEPWTEAMRARLQSLWGCPAVDFYGLSEVIGPGVASECVEARDGLHLNEDHFLPEIVDPASGVPLPVGREGELVLTSLTKEALPVIRYRTGDVTRLDPEPCRCGRTTVRMARIKGRTDDMLIIKGVNVFPSQLEAALLTVPDLAPHYQLLVDRRGAFPTLAVHVEPAERVVQGWGGFEAASAQVTALSARVAACLRGHLGLNPEIAVVAPKTIPRSEGKAVRVVERRAS